The genome window tgggctgggaatgggaagatTTGGAGCTGGAAACAAGAAGAGTTCTGGGTGGAACTGGGGgagatttggggctgggaatgggaagatTTGGACCCTCAGTGCCATGGATCCAGGGGAGATGTTCCAGCTCCAGGGTAGggatctggaatgggatccagGGGAGATTTTCCAGAACCAAGCTGGGGATCTGGAATTGGATCCAGAGGAGgttttccagccccaggatgggATCCAGGGGAGATGTTCCAGCTCCAGGATAGGAATCTGGAATGGGATCTAGGGGAGATTTTCCAGAACCAAGCTGGGGATCTGGAATTGGATCCAGAGGAGgttttccagccccaggatgggATTCAGGGAAGATgttccagccccaggatgggATCCAAGGGAGATGTTTCAGCCCAGGAGGAGGATCTAGAATGGGATCCAGGGGAGATATTCCAGTCCTGATTTGGggatctggaatgggatccagGGGAGATATTCCAGTCCTGGGTTGGGACCCAGGGGAGATTTTCCAGCCCTGATTTGAggatctggaatgggatccaggggaggtttttccagccctggaatGGGATCCAGGGGAGATGTTTCAGGCCCAAACTGGGGATCTGAAATGGGATCCAGCAGAGATGTTCCAGCTCTGGGTTGGGGATCTAGACTGGGATCCAAGGGAAGGTTTTCCAGCCCAGGATGAggatctggaatgggatccagGGGAGATGTTCCAGGCCCAAACTGGGGATCTAGACTGGGATCCAGGGGAggttttcccagctgcaggatgagaCCCAGGGGAGATTTTCCAGCCCAGGATGAGGATCTAGAATGGGATCCAGGGGAGATGTTCCAGTCTCAAACTGGGGATCTGGAATTGGATCCAGAGGAGgttttccagccccaggatgggATCCAGGGTAGATgttccagccccaggatgggATCCAAGGGAGATGTTTCAGCCCAGGATGAGGATCTGGAATGGGACCCAGGGGAGATTTTCCAGCCCTGATTTGAGGATCTAAACTGGGATCCAGGGGaggttttcccagctggaggatGGGACCCAGGCGAGATTTTCCAGCCCAGGATGAGGATCTAGAATGGGATCCAGGGGAGATGTTCCAGCCTCAAACTGGGGATCTAGACTGGGATCCAGAGGAGgttttccagccccaggatgggATCCAGGGTAGATGTTCCAGCCTCAGGATGGGGATCTGGAATGGGATTCAGGGAAGATgttccagccccaggatgggATCCAAGGGAGAtgttccagccctgggatgggacTCAGGGGAGATTTTCCAGCCCAGGATGAGGATCTAGAATGGGATCCAGGGGAGATGTTCCAGCCTCAAACTGGGGATCTAGACTGGGATCCAGGGGAGgttttccagccccaggatgggatccaggggaggttttcccagccccagggatgaaGATGTGGCATGCCCCCCTGTCTCCCCAGGActcccagccctctcccctggccctgctggcagccacaTGTAGCAAGATCGGTCCCCCCGCCGTGGAAGCCGCCGTGACGCCGCCGGCCCCTCCGCAGCCCACCCCTCGCAAACTGGTGCCCATCAAACCCGCCCCGCtgcccctgggctctgccaagAGCAGCATTGGCATCCTGTCCTCCAAGGGGAACCTCTTCCAGATCCAGGGTTCCCAGGTTGGCACCTCCTACCCCGGGGGGCAGCTGGTTTTTGCCATCCAGAACCCGGCCGTGCTCAGCAAAGGTTCGCGCTCCTCGTCTTCGTCGTcgtcctcctcttcctcctccagcatCCAGTACCAGGCGGTGCcgcagctgcagcctggcacggCTCAGACCATCCAGGTGCAGCCCAACCAGATCCAGATCATCCCAGGCACCAGCCAGGCCATCCTcactccatcctcctcctcctcctcctcctcctcgcaCAAACCCGTGCCCATCAAACCGGCGCCGGCGCAGAAAGCGGCGCCCACGACGAGCGGCGTGGTCAAACTGCCAGGGGGTGGCAACGTCACCTTAACCCTGCCTGTCAACAACCTGGTGAGCCCTGAGGGGAGtgggcagagccagctgggCACGGACAGCCCCtcaaaactggggaaaaaacctcGGAAAAAAGCCACGTCCCCCGGGCAGCCGGCTGCGGTGGCCGTGGCGGAGCAGGTGGAGACGGTGCTGATCGAAACCACGGCAGAGAACATCATCCAGGCTGGCAACAACCTGCTGATCGTGCAGAGCCCTGCCTcagggcagccagcagtggTGCAGCAGGTGCAGGTGGTGCAGCCCAAGCAGGAGTCGCAGGTGGTGCAGATCCCGCAGCAGGCGCTGCGCGTGGTGCAGGCGGCGTCGGCCACGCTGCCCACGGTGCCGCAGAAATCATCCCAGAACTTCCAGATCCAGGCGGCTGAGCCCACCCCCACGCAGGTACAGCCCCCCAGAAATCATCCCTAAACTGATCCAGGCAGCTGAGCCCACCCCCACGCAGGTACAGCCCCCCAGAAATCATCCCTAAACTGATCCAAACAGCTGAGCCCACCCCCACGCAGGTACAGCCCCCCAGAAATCATCCCTAAACTGATCCAAGCAGCTGAGCCCACCCCCACCCAGGTGCAGCCCCCCAGAAATCATCCCTAAACTGATCCAAGCAGCTGAGCCCACCCACACCCAGGTACAGCCCCCCAGAAATCATCCCTAAACTGGTCCAAACACCTGAGCCCACCCCCACCCAGGTGCAGCCCCCCAGAAATCATCCCTAAACTGATCCAAGCAGCTGAGCCCACCCCCACGCAGGTACAGCCTCCCAGAAATCATCCCTAAACTGATCCAAACAGCTGAGCCCACCCACACCCAGGTACAGCCTCCCAGAAATCATCCCTAAACTGATCCAAACAGCTGAGCCCACCCCCACACAGGTACAGCCCCCCAGAAATCATCCCTAAACTGATCCAGGCAGCTGAGCCCACCCCCACGCAGGTACAGCCCCCCAGAAATCATCCCTAAACTGATCCAAACACCTGAGCCCACCCCCACACAGGTACAGCCCCCCAGAAATCATCCCTAAACTTCCAAATTTCCAGATCCAAGCAGCTGAGCCCACTCCCACCCAGGTACAACCCCCCTGGGAATCTTCTCCTTGTTTCCCCTCACCCAGGGTTTTTTAGGACACACTATGCCCCAGAAATCCTCCCAAAACTTCCTGGGAATCTTCTCCTTGTTGCTCTCCCTATTCTGATGCTCACCCTGGGTTTTTTGGGACATTCCCAGTTTGGTTTAGGTGTTGCTGAGTGGATTTTCTCTGGAGGATGGGATTTCCACCATTCCCATCTGCAGGGATTTAGGAGCTTTTAGAGGATCTGGAGGAGCTGAACCCTCTCCAGTGCCTAAACTGGGATTGGGATGAGCCTGCTGGGAAACAAGGGGAGGTGGGACAGGGGTTGGTGTTGGATCCAggagttttctcctttttccaggAAGCCCACAAAGGTCCAGATTTAATTCCCAGTGAGCGTGGGGACAAGCTGGGATCCATTTCCCACACAAGCcctaaaaatcaaaacaaaaatcccttctacccaaaccattcctggGCTGCATGGGCGCATCTCACCAccccaaatattttccagatttaCTTCAAGAGCCCCTCCGGCGAGCTGCAGAccgtgctgctgcaggaagcctCGTCCCTGCCCGTGCCACCATCCTCGGCGACACCGTGCGGCAGCCCCGCGTcgcgcagccccggccccgcccgcaAACCCGCCCCTCGCAAGGAGCGGCCGCTGCCCAAGATCGCCCCGGCCGGGGGGATCCTGAGCCTGAACGCGGCGCAGCTGGCGGCAGCTGCACAGGCCGTGCAGACCATCAACATCAACGGCGTGCAGGTGCAGGGGGTGCCCGTCACCATCACCAACAGCGGAGGTGGGTGGTGCCCGCGGGGCGGTGGGTTGGGAGGGGGTGGGCGGCTCCGTGGGGGTTTCCAGAGGGTGGGATGGGCCTAAATCGGGTTAAATCAGATCGCTCCTGGTCCTGAGGGCgggctgggacactgggactgAGCTTGCTGAGGATGGGAATTCCTAAATCAGATTAAATCAGATCAGATCCTGCACGCTCCTGAGGGATGTGCCTGGATCAGATCAGATTAATGATTCAGATCAGATTAATAATTCAGAGCAGATTAATCATTCAGATCAGATTCCTCGTGCTCCTGAGGGATGTCCCTGGATCAGATCAGAATAATTCAGATCAGATTAATGATTCAGATCAGATTAATAATTCAGAGCAGATTAATAATTCAGATCCGATCCCTTGAGCTCCTGAATGATGTCCCTGGATCAGGTCAGATTAATAATTCAGATCAGATTCCTCACACTCCTGAGGGATGTCCCAGGATCAGAGCAGATTAATAATTCAGAGCAGATTGATAATTCAGATCAGATTCCTTGTGCTCCTCAgagtgacagggacagtgagcAGCTCCTTGGGTTTCCAGAGGGTGGGATGGGCCTAAATCAGGTTAAATCAGGTCCCTCCTGGTCCTGAGGGtgggctgggacactgggactgAGCTTGCTAAAGATGGGAATTCCTAAATCAGATCAGATCCCTCACGCTCCTGAGGGATGTCCCAGGATCAGATCAGAATAATTCAGATCAGATTAATAATTCAGATCAGATTCCTCGTGCTCCTGAGGGATATCCCTGGATCAGATCAGATTGATAATTCAGATCAGATTGATAATTCAGATCAGATTCCTCGTGCTCCTGAGagaggacagggacagtgagcAGCTCCTTGAGCTTCCTGAGGATGGGATGTGCCTGGATCAGATCAGATTAATTCAGATCAGATTAATAATTCAGATCAGATTCCTCATGCTCCTGAGGGATATCCCTGGATCAGGTCAGATTGATAATTCAGATCAGATTAATAATTCAGATCAGATTCCTCATGCTCCTGAGGGATATCCCTGGATCAGATCAGATTGATAATTCAGATCAGATTGATAATTCAGATCAGATTAAATCAGATCAGATCCCTCGTGCTCCTGAgggaggacagggacagtgagcAGCTCCTTGAGCTTCCAGAGGATGGGATATCCCTGGATCAGATCAGATCCCAGGGTTTCTGCAGTGTCAGCACCTTCTGCAGTTGCTGCAGCAAGCCAGGAGAGTTTCCCAAAATGTGTTTGGGTGTTCCCAAGCACATCCTGGAGAGCTGTGGGTCAGCTGCAGGAAGCACCAGAGGTTTCCTGggtcccatcccagctctgtcccctcctcagCTCTGTGTCCAAATCCTTGGGATGCGTTTTTTCCAGAGGACAAGGATCCAGCCAGGCAGAGGGACATGGTTGTGTccttcctgcagcctcccctgccatggatcccattccagatcccatcctggggctggaacatcatggatcccattccagatcccatcctggggctggaacatcatggatcccattccagatccTCATCCCAGGTCTGGAAAatcatggatcccattccagatcccatcctgggctggaacatcatggatcccattccagatcctcatcctggggctggaacatcatggatcccattccagatcccatcccaggtCTGGAAcatcatggatcccattccagatccCATCTGGGGCTGGAAcatcatggatcccattccagatcccatcccagggctggaacatcatggatcccattccagatccCATCCAGGGGCTGGAAcatcatggatcccattccagatccCCATCTGGGGCTGGAAcatcatggatcccattccagatcccatcctggagctggaacatcatggatcccattccagatccCATCCAGGGCTGGAAcatcatggatcccattccagatccCCATCCCAGGTCTGGAAcatcatggatcccattccagatccTCATCCAGAGCTGGAAcatcatggatcccattccagatcccatcctggggctggaacatcatggatcccattccagatccCATCCAGGGGCTGGAAcatcatggatcccattccagatcttcatcctggggctggaacatcatggatcccattccagatccCATCCAGGGGCTGGAAcatcatggatcccattccagatcccatcccagggctggaacatcatggatcccattccagatccCATCCAGGGGCTGGAACATCATGGATCCCATTCTAGATTCCCAAACCAGGTCTGGAAcatcatggatcccattccagatccTCATCCAGAGCTGGAAcatcatggatcccattccagatccCCAAACCAAGTCTGGAAcatcatggatcccattccagatcccatcccaggtCTGGAAcatcatggatcccattccagatcccatcctgggctggaacatcatggatcccattccagatccccatcctgggctggaacatcatggatcccattccagatccCCATCCCAGGTCTGGAAcatcatggatcccattccagatcccatcctggggctggaacATCATGGATCCCATTCTAGATTCCCAAACCAAGTCTGGAAcatcatggatcccattccagatccTCATCCAGGGCTGGAAcatcatggatcccattccagatcctcatcctggggctggaacatcatggatcccattccagatccCATCCAGGGGCTGGAAcatcatggatcccattccagatcctcatcctggggctggaacatcatggatcccattccagatcccatcctgggctggaacatcatggatcccattccagatcccatcctggggctggaacatcatggatcccattccagatccCCATCCCAGGTCTGGAAcatcatggatcccattccagatccCCAAACCAGGTCTGGAAcatcatggatcccattccagatcccatcccaggtCTGGAAcatcatggatcccattccagatccTCATCCTGGGCTGGAAcatcatggatcccattccagatccTCATCCTGGGCTGGAAcatcatggatcccattccagatcccatcccaggtCTGGAAcatcatggatcccattccagatcccatcctggggctggaacatcatggatcccattccagatccTATCCCAGGTCTGGAAcatcatggatcccattccagatccCATCCAGGGGCTGGAAcatcatggatcccattccagatccTCATGCTGGGGCTGGAAcatcatggatcccattccagatccTCATCCCAGGTCTGGAAcatcatggatcccattccagatcccatcctgggctggaacatcatggatcccattccagatccTCATCCTGGTCTGGAAcatcatggatcccattccagatccTCATCCTGGGCTGGAAcatcatggatcccattccagatcccatcctggggctggaacatcatggatcccattccagatccTCATCCTGGGCTGGAAcatcatggatcccattccagatcctcatcctggggctggaacatcatggatcccattccagatccCATCCTGGGACTGGAAcatcatggatcccattccagatccCATCCCGGGGCTGGAAcatcatggatcccattccagatccCCATCCCAGGTCTGGAAcatcatggatcccattccagatccCATCCAGGGGCTGGAAcatcatggatcccattccagatccCATCCAGGGGCTGGAAcatcatggatcccattccagatcccatcctgggctggaacatcatggatcccattccagatcccatcccagggctggaacatcatggatcccattccagatcccatcctggggctggaacatcatggatcccattccagatccCCAAACCAGGTCTGGAAcatcatggatcccattccagatccCATCCAGGGCTGGAAcatcatggatcccattccagatccCCAAACCAGGTCTGGAAcatcatggatcccattccagatcccatcctgggctggaacatcatggatcccattccagatcccatcccaggtCTGGAACGtcatggatcccattccagatccTCATCCTGGTCTGGAAcatcatggatcccattccagatccTCATCCCAGGTCTGGAACATCTCCCTtggatcccattccagatccTCATCCAGAGCTGGAACATTTCCCTtggatcccattccagatcctcatcccagggctggaaacTCTCCTGCATCCCCTGTGAAATGAGGAACTCTCCCACattcccaaacccaaacccacagctccagggatcACCATTCCAGGCAGTGATCCCCTCAAACCCAAAACCAGACACTGTGCTCCTCATCCCAGGAATGTCACATTTATCCCCATTCCACGGGGCACAAACCCTTCCCAGTGCCTGTGGGGACTTTTAGAGCTTTCTCTCCTTCCTGAGCCAGCCAgacctgctgcctgcagtgggttttttttggaagaaaaaaaaaaaaaaaaatttggaatcTGCTCCTCCTTTCCAGGCATCAGCACAAACCCGTTCTCCTGGGattgacttttttcctttttttttgttttgttttgttttggtttggtttggttttttttgtggtgaaGGGAAAATGAGGGATTTAATTAGCTCTTCTAATTAACGTGGAGGGCACCAGTAAAGCACCCACGGGTGTGGTGACATCCCCACCTCCTCCCACCCCTCGGCTTGGCGCTCgctctgctccccctccctgctgcctctgctccttctgctgccaAACCCCActtgtcctcctcctcctcctcctcttcctcccgctgctctgggagcaccaATCCCAACCCTAATCCCAGccctaatcccaatcccagccctgcttgctGATGCTGACCCCATCTTCTTCTTTCCAGCCCCTGTCACGGCTGCCAGGGACGCCCGAGCCTGGAGCTGCGGGGTAAGTCCCGTTTTTTTGCTCAATATATTGCACGttttttcaaagtttctttttttgtttcctctttttgaGATCATCGGTTTTTTTAACCCCGCCCCGCTAAAAAGGgtcgaaaaaaaaaaaaaaaaaacaacttttgaaAACTTTGAAAAACCGCACAGTATATTCAGAAAAAAGGGACTTACCAGGGAGCAGCGGGGGCTGTGCTGCATGCAGGGGATAAATCTGGGacattccctgctccagaggggcGTGGATGGATCCTGACtgccccttttccctccctccctccccaggccagcagcagctgacgGTGCAGAACGTGTCCGGCAACAACGTGACCATCAGCGGGCTGAGCCCCACCCAGATCCagctgcagatggagcaggCGCTGGCCGGGGACATCCAGCCcggggagaagaggaggaggatggccTGCACCTGCCCCAACTGCAAGGACGGCGACAAGAGGTGAGTGCGGCCAGGGGGAAGGGCTGATGGTGATTGGAGCCGCCTCTCATCCCCCCTGGAGCCGCCTCTCATCCCCCCTGGATCCGCCTCTCATCCCCCTGGATCCGCCTCTCATCCCCCTGGATCCGCCTCTCATCCCCCTGGATCTGCCTCTCATCCTCCCTGGATCCGCCTCTCATCCCCCTGGATCCGCCTCTCATCCTCTGGATCTTCTCGTGGGTTTAACCCTCATCCTTCTGGATCCTCTCCCAGAATAACCCCTCATCCCCCTGGATCCTCTCCTGGGTTTAACTCTTGTCCCTCCGGATCCTTTCCTGGTTTCACCCTCATCCCTCTGGATCCTCTCCTGGGTTTAACTCTCATCCTTCTGGATCCTCTCCTGGGTTTCCCCCTCATCCCCCTGATCCTCTCCTGGGCTCACCCCTCATCCTTCTGGATCCTCTCCCAGAATAACCCCTGATCCCTCTGGATCCTCTCCTGGACTCACCCCTCATCCCCCTGGATCCTCTCCTGGGTTTAACTCTTGTCCCTCTGGATCCTCTCCTGGATTTCCCCCTCATCCCCCTGATCCTCTCCTGGGCTCACCCCTCATCCCCCTGATCCTCTCCTGGATTTACCCCTCATCCCCCTGATCCTCTCCTGGGCTCACCCCTCATCCTTCTGGATCCTCTCCTGGGTTTCCCCCTCATCCCCCTGATCCTCTCCTGGGTTTCCCCCTCATCCCCCTGTACCCTCTCATGGGCTCACCCCTCATCCCCCTGGATCCTCTCCCAGAATAACCCCTGATCCCTCTGGATCCTCTCCTGGATTTCCCCCTCATCCCCCTGGATCCTCTCCTGGGTTTCACCCTCATCCCCCTGATCCTCTCCTGGGCTCACCCCTCATCCCCCTGATCCTCTCCTGGATTTCCCCCTCATCCCCCTGATCCTCTCCTGGATTTCCCCCTCATCCCCCTGGATCCTCTCCTGGATTTCCCCCTCATCCCCCTGGATCCTCTCCTGAGTTTCCCCCTCATCCCTCTGATCCTCTCCTGGGCTCACCCCTCATCCCCCTGGATCCTCTCCTGGGCTCACCCCTCATCCCCCTGATCCTCTCCTGGATTTCCCCCTCATCCCCCTGATCCTCTCCTGGGCTCACCCCTCATCCCCCTGATCCTCTCCTGGGCTCACCCCTCATCCCCCTGATCCTCTCCCAGAATAACCCCTGATCCCTCTGGATCCTCTCCTGGACTCACCCCTCATCCCCCTGGATCCTCTCCTGGACTCACCCCTCATCCCCCTGGATCCTCTCCTGGGTTTAACTCTTGTCCCTCTGGATCCTCTCCTGGGTTTCCCCCTCATCCCCCTATATCCCACCCCACGCTGACCCCTCATCCCCCTATATCCCACCCCACGCTGACCCCTCATCCCCCTGCATCCCGCCCCACGCTGACCCCTCATCCCCCTGTATCCCGCCCCGTGCTGacccctcctttcccccctcAGGCCGGGCGACCCGGGCAAGAAGAAGCACATCTGCCACATCCCCGAGTGCGGCCGGACGTTCCGCAAGACGTCGCTGCTGCGGGCGCACGTGCGGCTGCACACGGGCGAGCGGCCCTTCGTCTGCAACTGGGTGTTCTGCGGCAAGCGCTTCACGCGCTCCGACGAGCTGCAGCGGCACGCGCGCACGCACACAGGTCTGCGGGCACGGCCGGATGGTGCCGGGGAGAGAACCTCAATGGGTCTGGGGTGTCCTTGTTACCAGGGGAGAGCACCTGAATGGGTCTGGGGTGTCCTAGAgtatcccacattcccaggggAGAGCACCTGAATGGGTCTGGGGTGTCGCAGAgtatcccacattcccaggggAGAGCACCTGAATGGGTCTGGGGTGTCGCAGAgtatcccacattcccaggggAGAGCACCTGAATGGGTCTGGGGTGTCACCACAGTGTCCTTGTTACCAGAGGTGAAAACCTGAATGGGTCTGGGGTGTCCTTGTTACCAGGGGAGAACACCTGAATGGGTCTGGGGTGTCCTAGAATATCCCTCATTCCCAGGGGAGAGCACCTGAATGGGTCTGGGGTGTCACCACAGTGTCCTTGTTACCAGAGGTGAAAACCTGAATGGGTCTGGGGTGTCCTAGAgtatcccacattcccaggggAGAGAAAACCTAAATGGGTCTGGGGTGTCCTTGTTACCAGGGGAGAACACCTAAATGGgtctggggtgtccctggggtgaaTTGTTACCAGGGGAGGACACCTGAATGGgtctggggtgtccccagggtgtcctcGTTACCAGGGGAGAACACCTAAATGGGTCTGGGATGTCCCAGAatatcccacattcccaggggAGAGCACCTGAGTGGGTCTGGGGTGTCCTTCTTACCAGGGGAGAACACCTGAATGGGTCTGGGGTGTCCCAGAGTATCTCTCATTCCCAGGGGAGAACACCTGAATGGGTCTGGGGTGTCACCAGGGCGTCCTTGTTACCAGGGAGAATCCCCTAAATGGGTCTGGGGTGTCCCCCTTCCCAGGGGAGAACACCTAGATAGGTCTGgggt of Oenanthe melanoleuca isolate GR-GAL-2019-014 unplaced genomic scaffold, OMel1.0 S240, whole genome shotgun sequence contains these proteins:
- the SP2 gene encoding transcription factor Sp2, giving the protein MAATAAVSPSEYLQPAATSATQDSQPSPLALLAATCSKIGPPAVEAAVTPPAPPQPTPRKLVPIKPAPLPLGSAKSSIGILSSKGNLFQIQGSQVGTSYPGGQLVFAIQNPAVLSKGSRSSSSSSSSSSSSSIQYQAVPQLQPGTAQTIQVQPNQIQIIPGTSQAILTPSSSSSSSSSHKPVPIKPAPAQKAAPTTSGVVKLPGGGNVTLTLPVNNLVSPEGSGQSQLGTDSPSKLGKKPRKKATSPGQPAAVAVAEQVETVLIETTAENIIQAGNNLLIVQSPASGQPAVVQQVQVVQPKQESQVVQIPQQALRVVQAASATLPTVPQKSSQNFQIQAAEPTPTQIYFKSPSGELQTVLLQEASSLPVPPSSATPCGSPASRSPGPARKPAPRKERPLPKIAPAGGILSLNAAQLAAAAQAVQTININGVQVQGVPVTITNSGGQQQLTVQNVSGNNVTISGLSPTQIQLQMEQALAGDIQPGEKRRRMACTCPNCKDGDKRPGDPGKKKHICHIPECGRTFRKTSLLRAHVRLHTGERPFVCNWVFCGKRFTRSDELQRHARTHTGDKRFECAQCQKRFMRSDHLTKHYKTHLVTKNL